A genomic stretch from Halobellus sp. LT62 includes:
- the pspAB gene encoding PspA-associated protein PspAB produces MGLFDTIRTVLGTTAEADATRDADPEDLFGMSTAYVTMEADLGFRSVDAAALCFSGVDSTDFSDVVDDVEAILRAGEEETGTAFELHEDSHGWEWVILRDDDPEDLVTSVHFAADEFIERGYGSRLLAAVFGFERAGGGRGTGGSDDRTDGDADRAYWIYSFRRGAYYPFAPKPGKARNQQLEFKLESVLDGELGLEDDESYWYPMWSDRDGGHPWE; encoded by the coding sequence ATGGGGCTGTTCGATACGATTCGAACCGTGCTCGGCACGACCGCCGAGGCGGACGCGACCCGCGACGCCGACCCCGAGGACCTCTTCGGGATGAGCACCGCCTACGTCACGATGGAGGCCGACCTCGGCTTCCGCTCCGTGGACGCCGCGGCGCTCTGCTTTTCCGGCGTCGACAGCACCGACTTCTCGGACGTCGTCGACGACGTCGAGGCGATCCTCCGCGCCGGTGAGGAGGAGACGGGGACCGCTTTCGAGCTCCACGAGGACAGCCACGGCTGGGAGTGGGTGATCCTCCGCGATGACGATCCGGAGGACCTCGTGACGAGCGTCCACTTCGCGGCCGACGAGTTCATCGAACGCGGCTACGGCTCGCGGCTCCTCGCGGCGGTGTTCGGCTTCGAACGCGCCGGTGGCGGCCGAGGTACCGGCGGGAGCGACGACCGAACCGACGGCGACGCCGACCGCGCCTACTGGATCTACTCATTCCGTCGCGGGGCGTACTACCCGTTCGCCCCGAAGCCCGGGAAAGCTCGAAACCAACAGCTGGAGTTCAAGCTGGAATCGGTGCTCGACGGTGAGTTGGGGCTGGAAGACGACGAGTCCTACTGGTATCCGATGTGGTCCGATCGCGACGGCGGCCACCCGTGGGAGTGA
- the htpX gene encoding zinc metalloprotease HtpX, with amino-acid sequence MDWKPDWGLRGRMVLTMFLLFALYLVFVGALIQTDSFFFLPVMGLFVLAQFFFSDKLALYSMGAKEVSENEYPELHAMVSRLSQQADLPKPTVAVADSGVPNAFAAGRSQKNSTVCVTTELLRTLDRDELEGVLAHELAHVKNRDVMVMTIASFLSTVAFMIVRMGFWFGGGRNRQGGGGFLVAIVASLVVWIVSYFLIRALSRYREFAADRGGALITGRPSALASALMKIDGRMDNVPKKDLREQSEMNAFFIVPLKSDAIGRLFSTHPATEKRVDRLRELERELESQ; translated from the coding sequence ATGGACTGGAAACCCGACTGGGGACTCAGAGGCCGGATGGTCCTCACGATGTTCCTGCTTTTCGCCCTCTATCTCGTGTTTGTCGGAGCGCTGATCCAGACGGACTCGTTCTTCTTCCTCCCGGTAATGGGGCTTTTCGTCCTCGCGCAGTTCTTCTTCAGCGACAAACTCGCGCTCTACAGTATGGGCGCGAAGGAAGTGTCCGAGAACGAGTATCCGGAACTCCACGCGATGGTCTCACGGCTCAGCCAGCAGGCCGATCTACCGAAACCGACGGTTGCCGTCGCTGACTCGGGCGTCCCGAACGCCTTTGCGGCCGGTCGTTCGCAGAAGAACTCGACCGTCTGCGTGACGACCGAACTCCTCCGGACGCTCGACCGCGACGAACTGGAGGGCGTGCTCGCGCACGAACTCGCGCACGTGAAGAACCGCGACGTGATGGTGATGACCATCGCGTCGTTCCTCTCGACGGTCGCGTTTATGATCGTCCGGATGGGGTTTTGGTTCGGCGGCGGACGCAACCGGCAGGGCGGTGGCGGCTTCCTCGTCGCTATCGTCGCTTCGCTCGTCGTCTGGATCGTCTCGTACTTCCTGATCCGGGCGCTCTCACGGTATCGCGAGTTCGCCGCCGATCGGGGCGGTGCGCTCATCACCGGCCGACCGTCGGCACTCGCGTCGGCCCTTATGAAGATCGACGGCCGGATGGACAACGTTCCGAAGAAGGACCTCCGCGAGCAGTCCGAGATGAACGCGTTCTTCATCGTCCCGCTGAAGAGCGACGCCATCGGCCGACTGTTCAGCACCCACCCGGCGACCGAAAAGCGCGTCGACCGCCTGCGCGAACTCGAACGGGAGTTGGAGTCGCAGTGA
- a CDS encoding prepilin peptidase: MFASAPDLLRLIVLPVLGWAAWRDVETRRVPSRTWLPLVGLGLLLLAVEAVGHLSLSTSADVLFFVRVAVSLFFVAPIAYGFWWIGGFGGADAKALITIAILLPTYPTYYFAGFTLPEVVTTLGVFSMTVLTNTVLLAAAYPVAFGARNLLAGDVRFPISFLGHRIGVSALREAHGRLYETPDGFSRNGLDIDALRMYLRWRGLTLDELRASPERFRDPASVGETYDPTDGAVGVESDGGASGGDDTTGVETDGGETIETGDGDSGEVVDGDDGGAVDARDDEWAAETFLSEIEGTAYGTTPEKLRGGLEIVTEREEVWISPGIPFLVPMFVGTLAAFTYGDLVFGALGALGIV, from the coding sequence ATGTTCGCCAGCGCTCCGGATCTGTTGCGGTTGATCGTGCTCCCGGTCCTCGGGTGGGCCGCGTGGCGCGACGTCGAGACCAGACGGGTGCCCAGTCGGACGTGGCTCCCGCTGGTCGGCCTCGGTCTCCTCCTGCTCGCGGTCGAGGCAGTCGGCCACCTCTCGCTTTCGACGTCCGCGGACGTCCTCTTTTTCGTCCGCGTCGCGGTCAGCCTCTTCTTCGTCGCGCCGATCGCCTACGGCTTCTGGTGGATCGGCGGCTTCGGGGGGGCGGACGCGAAAGCGCTCATCACGATCGCGATCTTGCTTCCGACGTATCCGACGTACTACTTCGCGGGCTTCACGCTCCCGGAGGTCGTCACGACGCTCGGCGTCTTCTCGATGACGGTTCTCACGAACACCGTCCTCCTCGCCGCCGCGTACCCGGTCGCGTTCGGCGCGCGAAACCTCCTCGCCGGCGACGTGCGATTCCCGATTTCGTTTCTCGGGCACCGGATCGGGGTTTCGGCGCTCCGAGAGGCGCACGGGCGACTGTACGAGACGCCAGACGGCTTCTCGCGGAACGGTCTGGACATCGACGCGCTTCGGATGTACCTGCGCTGGCGTGGGTTGACGCTCGACGAGTTGCGGGCGTCGCCCGAGCGGTTCCGCGACCCCGCGAGCGTCGGCGAGACGTACGATCCGACGGACGGCGCGGTCGGCGTCGAGAGCGACGGTGGCGCTAGCGGCGGCGACGACACGACGGGAGTTGAAACGGACGGCGGGGAGACTATCGAGACAGGCGACGGCGACAGCGGGGAAGTCGTCGACGGCGACGACGGAGGGGCGGTCGACGCCCGCGACGACGAGTGGGCCGCCGAGACGTTCCTCAGCGAGATCGAGGGAACCGCCTACGGCACGACGCCGGAGAAGCTCCGGGGCGGGCTGGAGATCGTCACCGAGCGCGAGGAGGTCTGGATCTCGCCGGGGATCCCGTTTCTCGTCCCGATGTTCGTCGGGACGCTCGCGGCGTTCACGTACGGCGATCTGGTCTTCGGCGCGCTGGGGGCGCTGGGAATCGTCTGA
- the hisI gene encoding phosphoribosyl-AMP cyclohydrolase: MTDDVEIDFGEDGLVPAVAQDTDSGEVLMLAYVSPEALERTRETGRAHYYSRSRDELWEKGATSGHTQSVTEVRVDCDADTLLYLVEQSGGACHTGHRSCFYRTVDGEHVGERVFDPDDVY, translated from the coding sequence ATGACCGACGACGTCGAGATCGATTTCGGCGAGGACGGCCTCGTCCCCGCCGTCGCACAGGACACCGACTCCGGCGAGGTGCTGATGCTGGCGTACGTCTCTCCGGAGGCCCTCGAACGGACGCGCGAAACGGGGCGGGCGCACTACTACTCGCGCAGCCGCGACGAGCTCTGGGAGAAGGGCGCGACGAGCGGGCACACCCAGTCGGTCACGGAGGTCCGCGTCGACTGCGACGCCGACACACTGCTGTACCTAGTCGAACAGTCCGGCGGCGCGTGCCACACCGGCCACCGCTCCTGTTTCTACCGCACGGTCGACGGCGAGCACGTCGGCGAGCGCGTGTTCGATCCCGACGACGTCTACTGA
- a CDS encoding DUF7347 domain-containing protein codes for MAIPTWLSDSEAFGSRSLSAAEVDDVSETLDVLASPPRLEILAVLHRRSDPIRYADLRAELSIDDKGRLNYHLRQLDGIVARDEGRYALTGRGEELVEAVAAADVWRSR; via the coding sequence ATGGCGATTCCCACTTGGCTGAGCGATTCGGAGGCCTTTGGATCGCGGTCGCTTTCGGCCGCCGAGGTCGACGACGTCTCGGAGACGCTCGACGTCCTCGCGAGTCCGCCTCGACTCGAAATCCTCGCGGTGCTTCACCGCCGATCGGACCCGATCCGCTACGCCGACCTCCGCGCCGAACTCTCGATCGACGACAAGGGGCGGCTGAACTACCACCTCCGTCAGCTCGACGGTATCGTCGCCCGCGACGAGGGTCGCTACGCGCTCACCGGACGTGGAGAGGAACTCGTCGAGGCAGTGGCCGCAGCGGACGTCTGGCGCTCCCGATAG
- a CDS encoding AzlD family protein yields MADLDPAVVAVIVAMSIATYATKAGGLWLLARIELSERTEAALDVLPGAVVISLLVPTLSEFGAPGLVSAVVVLVVARRTGGVLLALGAGMCAVVSLRYLV; encoded by the coding sequence ATGGCTGATCTCGATCCGGCGGTCGTCGCCGTCATCGTCGCGATGAGCATCGCGACCTACGCGACGAAGGCGGGCGGCCTCTGGCTGCTCGCTCGGATCGAACTCTCCGAACGGACCGAGGCGGCGCTCGACGTGCTCCCCGGAGCGGTCGTGATCTCGCTTCTCGTGCCGACGCTCTCGGAGTTCGGTGCCCCCGGGCTGGTCTCCGCCGTCGTGGTCCTCGTCGTCGCTCGACGGACCGGTGGCGTCCTCCTCGCGTTGGGGGCCGGGATGTGCGCGGTGGTCTCGCTCAGGTATCTAGTGTAG
- a CDS encoding DUF7317 family protein translates to MYTHGLNTAMTLYRNGTLTLSQAASRAGRSTDAFATALVRHGIPVRERQRRSPAVDGPIQAD, encoded by the coding sequence ATGTACACACACGGGCTGAACACGGCAATGACCCTGTACCGGAACGGAACACTGACGCTGTCGCAGGCGGCGTCTCGTGCGGGCCGCTCGACGGACGCGTTCGCTACGGCCCTCGTGCGGCACGGGATCCCGGTCCGTGAACGGCAGCGACGTTCACCGGCAGTCGACGGGCCGATTCAAGCCGACTGA
- a CDS encoding arsenic resistance protein: MRSKAWLQRNQLAVYAVGVALAVAFGVGVPSAAPLFEASITPVLAVLLYVTFLEIPFVRFRRAFTNTRFVAAALGMNFLVVPAVAFALTRVLPADPAVLVGAFLVLLTPCIDYVIAFTDLAEGDAEQVTAVTPALLFAQFALLPVYLWLFLGDRIGPVISAGPFVEAFLYLIALPLTLAWATEALTDRTEAARQWQSAMGWLPVPMMGATLLVVIASQLPRVAESAGQLLALVPVYAAFLVVMPILGRIAAGLFEMNVGEARALVFTSVTRNSLVVLPLALALPAGYELAPAVVVTQTLVELTGMVVLTRAVPAWLVPTAPTTMLPARFRSD; the protein is encoded by the coding sequence ATGCGCTCGAAGGCGTGGCTCCAGCGGAATCAACTCGCCGTCTACGCGGTCGGCGTTGCGCTCGCGGTGGCGTTCGGCGTCGGCGTCCCGTCCGCCGCGCCGCTGTTCGAGGCGTCGATCACGCCTGTCTTGGCGGTGCTGCTCTACGTGACGTTCTTGGAGATTCCCTTCGTCCGGTTTCGCCGGGCGTTCACCAACACCCGGTTCGTCGCCGCGGCGCTCGGGATGAACTTCCTCGTCGTTCCGGCGGTCGCCTTCGCGCTGACGCGCGTGCTCCCCGCCGACCCGGCGGTTCTGGTCGGCGCGTTTCTGGTACTCCTGACGCCGTGTATCGATTACGTCATCGCTTTCACCGACCTCGCGGAGGGGGACGCAGAGCAGGTGACCGCGGTGACCCCCGCGCTGCTCTTCGCTCAGTTCGCGCTGCTCCCCGTGTATCTGTGGCTCTTTCTGGGCGATCGGATCGGTCCCGTCATCAGCGCGGGGCCGTTCGTCGAGGCCTTTCTGTACCTTATCGCGCTCCCGCTGACGCTCGCGTGGGCCACGGAGGCGCTGACAGACCGCACGGAGGCGGCCCGGCAGTGGCAGTCGGCGATGGGCTGGCTCCCGGTGCCGATGATGGGCGCGACGCTTCTGGTCGTTATCGCCTCACAGCTTCCGCGCGTCGCGGAATCGGCGGGACAGCTCCTCGCGCTTGTCCCCGTCTACGCCGCGTTTCTGGTCGTGATGCCGATTCTCGGACGGATCGCCGCCGGGCTGTTCGAGATGAATGTTGGAGAAGCTCGGGCGCTCGTGTTCACCTCGGTCACGCGGAACTCGCTCGTGGTGCTCCCGCTGGCGCTCGCGCTGCCCGCGGGCTACGAACTGGCCCCGGCGGTCGTCGTCACGCAGACGCTCGTCGAACTGACGGGGATGGTCGTCCTCACGCGCGCCGTCCCCGCGTGGCTCGTTCCGACGGCACCGACGACGATGCTCCCCGCTCGGTTTCGCTCCGATTGA
- a CDS encoding ATP-dependent DNA helicase, whose translation MDPDRIPSSFPAPSYRGAQEQALSDIRDAFAAGNDVVLVRAPTGSGKSLLARAIAGAAATTDDVSPAAATDAYYTTPQVSQLDDVAEDPLLDDLNVIRGKSNYTCILNGETDTPVDRAPCVRQSGFDCSVRHRCPYFSDRAIASNRRIAAMTLAYFMQTAGSDVFRKRDVVVIDEAHGLAEWAEMYATVDLNPRTVPVWDDVGVPDVASEGDPIERTVRFAETLAGVVERAKDELLRKPDLTPDEAARRDRLQELRSELQWFVSDYRDPESPTTWVVDQPDGEGEPISIKPLDPARYLHHTVWDRGNKFALLSATILNKDAFCRGVGLDPSNVALVDVEHTFPVENRPLYDVTQGKMTYDERDETLPKVARTLVRIMAKHGDEKGLVHCHSYAIQSELRRRLAQLGLGGRVRGHDRENRDAELESWKATDDPDVFLSVKMEEALDLAGDLCRWQVVCKAPYLNTNDSRVARRLGEGQWSWYRRAALRTVIQACGRVVRAPDDHGATYLADSSLLELFERTRGDMPSWFREQVDRLSTPELPEFDQVAAGGRGGSDAGGGRGRNRRNGNRSATETRGGSSEAPSQSSRAARSDATTSSDRRSSDDDRSSHPLSDVWGDG comes from the coding sequence GTGGACCCCGATCGGATTCCCTCGTCGTTTCCGGCCCCGAGCTACCGCGGCGCGCAGGAGCAGGCGCTCTCGGACATTCGTGACGCGTTCGCTGCCGGGAACGACGTCGTGCTCGTCCGCGCGCCGACGGGGAGCGGCAAGTCGCTGCTCGCGCGGGCCATCGCCGGCGCGGCGGCGACGACTGACGACGTCTCGCCCGCTGCGGCGACCGACGCGTACTACACGACGCCGCAGGTCTCCCAACTCGACGACGTCGCCGAGGATCCCCTCCTCGACGACCTCAACGTCATCCGGGGCAAATCGAACTACACCTGCATCCTGAACGGCGAGACCGACACGCCGGTCGACCGCGCTCCGTGCGTCCGACAGTCAGGATTCGACTGCTCCGTTCGGCACCGCTGTCCGTACTTCTCCGACCGCGCGATCGCCTCGAACCGACGCATCGCGGCGATGACGCTCGCGTACTTTATGCAGACCGCCGGCTCCGACGTCTTCCGCAAGCGCGACGTCGTCGTGATCGATGAGGCCCACGGGCTCGCCGAGTGGGCCGAGATGTACGCGACTGTCGACCTCAATCCGCGGACGGTCCCCGTCTGGGACGACGTGGGCGTTCCCGACGTCGCGAGCGAGGGCGACCCGATCGAACGGACCGTCCGCTTCGCCGAGACGCTCGCTGGCGTCGTCGAGCGGGCGAAGGACGAGCTGCTCCGAAAGCCCGATCTGACGCCCGACGAAGCGGCGCGTCGGGACCGCCTGCAGGAGCTCAGGTCGGAGCTTCAGTGGTTCGTCTCCGACTACCGCGATCCGGAGAGTCCGACCACGTGGGTCGTCGACCAACCCGACGGCGAGGGCGAGCCGATCTCGATCAAGCCGCTCGATCCGGCGCGTTATCTCCATCACACCGTCTGGGACCGCGGCAACAAGTTCGCGCTGCTGTCGGCGACGATCCTCAACAAGGACGCGTTCTGTCGGGGCGTCGGCCTCGATCCGTCGAATGTCGCCTTGGTCGACGTCGAACACACGTTTCCCGTCGAAAACCGCCCCCTGTACGACGTGACGCAGGGGAAGATGACGTACGACGAGCGGGACGAGACGCTCCCGAAGGTGGCGCGGACGCTAGTCCGGATTATGGCGAAACACGGGGACGAAAAGGGGCTCGTCCACTGTCATTCCTACGCGATCCAATCCGAGTTACGACGACGACTCGCGCAACTCGGCCTCGGCGGTCGCGTCCGCGGGCACGACCGCGAAAACCGCGACGCTGAACTCGAATCGTGGAAGGCGACCGACGATCCGGACGTCTTCCTCTCGGTCAAGATGGAGGAGGCGCTCGACCTCGCGGGCGATCTCTGCCGCTGGCAGGTCGTCTGCAAAGCGCCCTATCTCAACACGAACGACTCCCGCGTCGCCCGACGCCTCGGAGAGGGCCAGTGGTCGTGGTACCGGCGCGCGGCCCTCAGGACCGTGATTCAGGCCTGCGGCCGCGTCGTCCGCGCGCCCGACGATCACGGCGCGACGTACCTCGCGGACTCGTCGCTGCTCGAGTTGTTCGAGCGGACGCGCGGCGATATGCCCTCGTGGTTCCGCGAGCAGGTCGACCGGCTCTCGACGCCGGAGCTCCCCGAGTTCGATCAGGTCGCGGCCGGCGGTCGAGGCGGGTCCGACGCGGGCGGGGGACGCGGCCGGAACCGTCGGAACGGAAACCGCTCCGCGACGGAGACTCGCGGCGGGTCGTCGGAAGCGCCGTCACAGTCTTCGCGTGCGGCGCGGTCGGACGCGACGACTTCGTCGGATCGCCGATCGAGCGACGACGACCGGTCTTCTCATCCGCTGTCGGACGTTTGGGGCGACGGCTGA
- a CDS encoding four-helix bundle copper-binding protein, which yields MSLTETVGKINSLNDDQRTCIENCNEATEVCEWCADECLGEEDMEECARLCRDVADLTSLHARFMARGSMYSSTLAEACAEACEACADECSNHDAEHCQVCADVLRDCAESCRKMASA from the coding sequence ATGTCCCTTACAGAAACAGTCGGCAAGATCAACAGCCTGAACGACGATCAGCGAACGTGCATCGAGAACTGCAACGAAGCCACCGAGGTGTGTGAGTGGTGCGCCGACGAGTGTCTCGGTGAGGAAGATATGGAGGAGTGTGCCCGTCTCTGCCGGGACGTCGCCGATCTCACGTCGCTCCACGCTCGATTTATGGCCCGTGGTTCGATGTACAGTTCCACGCTCGCGGAGGCCTGTGCGGAGGCGTGCGAGGCCTGTGCTGACGAGTGTAGCAACCACGACGCCGAGCACTGCCAGGTCTGTGCCGACGTCCTGCGGGACTGTGCCGAGAGCTGTCGGAAGATGGCGAGCGCCTAA
- a CDS encoding 60S ribosomal export protein NMD3, with translation MSSGEFCPRCGDPVPERADPLPGEPRERDAVLCDDCYFEDFDLVDAPDRIEVRVCSQCGAVHEGNRWVDVGAKDYTDVAIEQVTEALGVHVNAEDIRWGVEPEQIDENTIRMHCTFGGVVRDTYREEQVTVPVLISRQTCDRCGRIAGGYYASIVQVRADGRTPTKEEEARAVEIAEAYVAEREETGDREAFITEVKETDDGTDIKISTNQMGGGVAKHIVRELGGHVREYPTLVTEDSDGNEVYRVTYAVRLPKFAPGDVVAPEDDDGPVLVRSVRGNLKGVRLTTGDPYEASFEEGETPDARKIGTAEDADETTVVTVEDERAIQVLDPETYEAKTIARPSYVDGDAETVTVLKSRQGLHILPNRVENGESE, from the coding sequence ATGAGTTCGGGAGAGTTCTGTCCGCGCTGTGGCGACCCCGTTCCGGAGCGTGCCGACCCGCTTCCCGGCGAGCCCCGCGAGCGCGACGCCGTCCTCTGTGACGACTGCTACTTCGAGGACTTCGACCTCGTCGACGCCCCCGACCGGATCGAGGTCCGCGTCTGTTCGCAGTGCGGCGCGGTCCACGAAGGAAACCGCTGGGTCGACGTCGGTGCGAAAGACTACACCGACGTCGCAATCGAACAAGTCACCGAGGCGCTCGGCGTCCACGTGAACGCCGAGGACATCCGCTGGGGCGTCGAACCCGAACAGATCGACGAGAACACCATCCGGATGCACTGCACCTTCGGGGGCGTCGTTCGCGACACCTACCGCGAGGAGCAGGTCACAGTGCCGGTGCTGATCTCCCGACAGACGTGCGACCGCTGCGGTCGGATCGCCGGCGGCTACTACGCCAGTATCGTCCAAGTGCGCGCCGACGGCCGAACGCCGACGAAAGAGGAGGAAGCGCGCGCCGTCGAGATCGCCGAGGCGTACGTCGCCGAGCGCGAGGAGACCGGCGATCGCGAGGCGTTCATCACCGAGGTCAAAGAGACCGACGACGGCACCGACATCAAGATCTCGACGAACCAGATGGGCGGCGGCGTGGCGAAGCACATCGTCCGGGAACTAGGCGGTCACGTCAGGGAGTATCCGACGCTCGTCACCGAGGACAGCGACGGCAACGAAGTGTATCGCGTGACCTACGCCGTTCGGCTCCCGAAGTTCGCACCCGGCGACGTCGTCGCGCCCGAGGACGACGACGGCCCGGTGTTAGTCAGAAGCGTCCGCGGGAATCTGAAAGGCGTTCGGCTCACGACCGGCGATCCCTACGAGGCCTCCTTCGAGGAGGGGGAGACGCCGGACGCCCGAAAGATCGGCACGGCCGAAGACGCCGACGAAACGACGGTCGTCACCGTCGAAGACGAGCGCGCGATACAGGTGCTCGATCCCGAGACCTACGAGGCGAAGACGATCGCGCGGCCCTCGTACGTCGACGGCGACGCCGAGACGGTCACCGTGTTGAAAAGCCGCCAAGGGCTGCATATTCTACCGAACCGCGTCGAAAACGGCGAAAGCGAGTAG
- a CDS encoding AzlC family ABC transporter permease, with the protein MSQKRDESPTDPSDPSESVSFSLAGFRSGFVRCAPIALGVAGYGFVFGILADRAGLSAAEATLMSATVLAGAAQLVAVEIWSEPIPVLAVVGTTLVVNLRYLLMGAALRPWFRHLSPIQAYASVFFTADENWALTIGELRSGSRRGAFLLGSGFAIWLFWVLATLVGATVGGGVERPARFGLDFVLAAVFLVLATELWEGRSSLPAWTFAAVVAVLTAHWLPGYWYVLCGGLAGSLLQAVWYDG; encoded by the coding sequence ATGAGTCAGAAGCGAGATGAATCGCCGACGGATCCGTCCGATCCGAGCGAGTCGGTATCGTTCTCACTGGCCGGGTTCCGAAGCGGGTTCGTCCGATGCGCGCCGATCGCCCTCGGCGTCGCGGGTTACGGGTTCGTGTTCGGTATCCTCGCCGACCGGGCGGGTCTCAGCGCGGCCGAGGCGACGCTGATGAGCGCGACGGTCTTGGCCGGGGCCGCCCAACTCGTCGCGGTGGAGATCTGGTCGGAACCGATTCCGGTTCTCGCGGTCGTCGGGACGACGCTCGTCGTGAACCTCCGGTATCTGCTGATGGGTGCGGCGCTCCGGCCTTGGTTCAGACACCTCTCGCCGATCCAAGCGTACGCGAGCGTGTTTTTCACCGCCGACGAGAACTGGGCGCTCACGATCGGCGAGCTGCGCTCCGGTAGCCGACGGGGTGCATTCCTGCTCGGGAGCGGATTCGCCATCTGGCTGTTCTGGGTCCTCGCCACGCTCGTCGGCGCCACCGTCGGCGGCGGCGTCGAACGCCCAGCTCGGTTCGGCTTGGATTTCGTCCTCGCTGCGGTGTTTCTCGTCCTCGCGACCGAACTCTGGGAGGGACGATCCTCCCTCCCCGCGTGGACGTTCGCCGCCGTGGTGGCGGTGCTGACTGCTCACTGGCTGCCCGGGTACTGGTACGTGCTGTGCGGCGGTCTAGCCGGAAGTCTCCTGCAGGCGGTGTGGTACGATGGCTGA
- the sufU gene encoding Fe-S cluster assembly sulfur transfer protein SufU codes for MGMGSDMYRQQILDHYKNPRNKGEMSDPDFSHTGENPSCGDTITVNVRLEDDGETIEYVTFTGDGCAISQASASMLSEKLRGLTLSELDAMDTDDVTEMLGVDISPMRIKCAVLARQVAQDGAKIHEGDIEIDATTTED; via the coding sequence ATGGGAATGGGCTCGGATATGTATCGGCAGCAGATTCTGGACCACTACAAGAACCCCCGGAACAAGGGCGAGATGTCCGATCCGGACTTCTCACACACGGGGGAGAATCCGTCCTGCGGCGATACGATCACGGTGAACGTCAGGCTCGAAGACGACGGCGAGACGATCGAGTACGTGACGTTCACCGGCGACGGCTGCGCGATCAGTCAGGCCTCCGCGAGTATGCTCTCAGAGAAGCTCCGCGGGCTGACGCTTTCGGAACTGGACGCGATGGACACCGACGACGTGACCGAGATGCTCGGCGTCGACATCTCGCCGATGCGGATCAAATGCGCCGTGCTCGCCCGGCAGGTCGCCCAAGACGGCGCGAAGATCCACGAGGGCGACATCGAGATCGACGCGACAACGACGGAAGACTAA
- the radA gene encoding DNA repair and recombination protein RadA, translating to MPEDDLESLPGVGPATADKLADSGFESYQAIAVASPGEMSNTADVGESTAADIINAARDAADIGGFETGAAVLERREQIGKLSWRIPEVDDLLGGGIETQSITEVYGEFGAGKSQVTHQMAVNVQLPPEHGGLGGSCIFIDSEDTFRPERIDDMMRGLDDEVLADLLERREIEGAPGDEEAMNDLLESFLDHIHVAKAFNSNHQILLAEKAKEIARDNEDAEFPVRLLCVDSLTAHFRAEYVGRGQLADRQQKLNKHLHDLMRIGDLYNTAVLVTNQVASNPDSYFGDPTQPIGGNILGHTSTFRMYLRKSKGDKRIVKLVDAPNLADGEAIMRVQDGGLKPE from the coding sequence ATGCCAGAAGACGATCTCGAAAGTCTCCCCGGAGTCGGCCCCGCGACCGCAGACAAACTCGCCGATTCGGGGTTCGAGAGCTATCAGGCGATCGCCGTTGCGAGCCCCGGGGAGATGTCCAACACCGCCGATGTCGGCGAGTCGACCGCGGCGGACATCATCAACGCCGCGCGCGACGCGGCCGACATCGGCGGCTTCGAGACCGGAGCGGCCGTCCTCGAACGGCGCGAACAGATCGGCAAGCTATCGTGGCGCATCCCAGAGGTTGACGACCTCCTCGGCGGCGGAATCGAGACGCAGTCGATCACCGAGGTATACGGCGAGTTCGGTGCCGGAAAGTCCCAAGTCACCCACCAGATGGCTGTCAACGTCCAGCTCCCGCCTGAGCACGGCGGCCTCGGCGGGTCCTGTATCTTCATCGACTCCGAGGACACCTTCCGCCCCGAACGGATCGACGATATGATGCGCGGCCTCGACGACGAGGTGCTCGCAGACCTCCTCGAACGCCGCGAGATCGAGGGAGCCCCGGGCGACGAGGAAGCGATGAACGACCTACTCGAGAGTTTCCTCGATCACATTCACGTCGCGAAGGCGTTCAACTCCAACCACCAGATCCTCTTGGCCGAGAAGGCCAAAGAGATCGCCCGCGACAACGAGGACGCGGAGTTCCCCGTGCGCCTCCTCTGCGTCGACTCGCTCACCGCGCACTTCCGCGCGGAGTACGTCGGCCGGGGCCAACTCGCCGACCGACAGCAGAAGCTCAACAAGCACCTCCACGACCTGATGCGCATCGGCGACCTCTACAACACGGCCGTCTTGGTGACGAATCAGGTCGCCTCGAACCCCGATTCGTACTTCGGCGACCCGACGCAGCCGATCGGTGGCAACATCCTCGGCCACACCTCCACGTTCCGGATGTACCTCCGGAAATCGAAGGGCGACAAGCGGATCGTCAAGCTCGTCGACGCGCCGAACCTCGCCGACGGCGAGGCCATAATGCGCGTGCAGGACGGCGGTCTGAAGCCCGAGTAG